TGGAAGACCGGGTTCGAACCGGCGACCTCTGGAACCACAATCCAGCGCTCTAACCAACTGAGCTACAACCACCATTTATAAGCGGCAGCAAAGGTAATTTTTTTTCTTCTACTAATCAAAAGAAAATAATCTTTAAATAAAATACAATTTTATAAATTATCACTTTATCATATGGTCCCAAAACCTTATTTCTTCGATGAATTTTTGTTCTTTTTAATAAATCGGATTTTCATAAATCTTAATATTTCAAGAATACTAAAATGCATTTATAAATTAGCAATTAATCGCATAAGAATGTTTTGATTGTGTTATCTTAGTTTGTTAAACAATCTTATTTAAAGAATACAAAAGATATAGATTCATTGACTTAAGAATCACAAATCCTTTTATTCTGTTACTTTAACCACGGAATGAAAATATTTTTCCTTTTTGCATATATACTACTTTCAATTTTAAGCTTCCAGGCCATTTTAACTAAATACCCCAATAATTCTGTACGGTCCGATCAGGTAATGCGGGACACCGTTCATATATTGGAACTTAATAGGAAGGCAGAGGAACTGCGGTATAAAAAATCGGATTCCATTCGTATTTTGGCCTTAAAAGCTTTGGAACTTAGCAGCGAAATCGATTACGAAAAAGGGATATTCTATTCCACATACAATTTAGCTAGCCACGAACTATATCAGGGCAATACCGCTAAATCCTTGGAATACAACTTAAAGGCCATCAAAAATCCTAACCTGAAATTGTATCCAAGTATAGCCATCAAAATTTATAATGATATCGCCCAGGCCCACTTTATAAAAGCGGAACATCCAAAGGCTTATGAAAACTTTTTAATGGCCAAATATCTTGCAGAAGATACCCAAAATAAAACGGAGATAATACGAATCAACAGCAATTTGGGGACCATGTTCCTATTAATTGGGGATTATGAAGAATCCATGGCATATTATGACAAGGCTAGAGAATTCATTGATGAAGACACCCCAAATCATATCCACGGTCTCATACTTTCTAATTTAGGCTACCTAAATATGAAAAAGAAAGCTTTGGATATTGCTTTGGACTATTTGAACCAAGGATCCATTCTCGCTCAAAAAACCGACTATTCAACGATTAAAGCTTTTAACTACCTTACTTTAGGTGAAGTATACCGTCTAAGCGAACAATATGATAATGCATTGGAATTCTATAAAAAGGCGTCTACGGAGTACCTTGAAAATGGAGACAAAAAAGGTACTGCAGATCTTTATTTTGGATTGGCTATGGTGCATATGGAATTGAAAGAATTTACACTGGCCAAGGAGTATGCTCATAAAAGCCTTAATCTATATTCTTCATTCAATTTAAAAACAGGACTGGAAAAATGTTCAAGACTTTTGTACCAAATAGCTAAATCAGAAAATGATATAAATACCTCCTTAGTATATCTGGAGAGAGCTGAGGCTTATTCAGATTCTATTTCCAAGGAACAAAACAGAACCAATATAGCCATGCTCAAAGCCAAACTGGCATTTGAGGAGGAAAGAAAGAAACTTGACCAGAAGAACCTGACCACGATAAACCAACAAAGAAATTATATCAGTTGGTCCATGTGTATACTTGTGATTGCAGTTTCAATAATTATCATAATCTATAGATCCAACAAGAAAAGAAAGCAACTCAATGCAGTTTTGGCCGATAAAACAAGGAATTTGTTAGAAAATGAGCGAATACTCAACGAAACCAATGAGACCAAGGATAAATTATTTTCCATTGTAGGTCATGACTTAAGAGGTCCCATCATCTCCTTGAAAGGATTGCTTGAAGTATCCTTAAAGGATATAAATGGGGAAAGTCAATTTAAAAGGTTCGGTCCCAAATTGCACAAAGATTTGGAACATATACATTTTACATTGGACAACCTTTTGAATTGGGGTCAAACTCAAATGCAAGGAGCCTCCGTGAACCCCGTTAAAATAATTGTAAAGAAGGAATTAGAAGAAATTATTGGTTTATTCGAGGAAAATATAAAAAATAAGAATATTAATCTTTTGAGTTCATTAGATAAAAGTTTGTGCGTAATGGCCGATTTGAATCACTTTAGAATTATTTTTAGGAACCTCATAAGCAATGCCATCAAGTTCACTCACGAAAACGGAACTATACATATCAAAGGAGAAATTACCGACAATCATACAATAATTAAAGTAATTGACAATGGAGTGGGTATGTCCAAAGTAAATATCAATAAAATTTGGGATAACAAAGAGCATTTATCCACTTTTGGAACACAATCTGAAAAAGGAACAGGATTAGGGTTGATGCTTTGCAAAGAAATGGTTGAAAAAAACAATGGAAACATCCAGTTGGAGAGTGAAATAGATGTAGGGACTTCGTTCTTCATTAGTTTGTCAAAATGTCCTTAAAACCCCAACAATTTAATTTATAAGAGAATTACTTTTCTTAATATTTTAAATTTACAGTATTATTTATATAGGTAATAAAAATGATATTTTAGAATTATATCATCGACCAAATGCATAATTTACAGATAAAACACACAAAAAATGGAAGTTCACAACAATTATTGAAATTTTAAATAGAACCATCCTAAATTTAATTTTTTAATGAGCTCTAACCGGTGATAATTAAATTTAAACTTCTTAACATACCCTTTTTGAGTGGTTCCGTTAAAACAGGAATGCTTTTCGTATTTCTCTTTTATGCCAATGGTAATTTTGCCCAATTATCCTTAAGGGACTCGCTACAAATAGAAGTTGCCAAACTTCAAAATTCAACCAAAGAGAATACCGATTATATCGATTTAATACTTGAGTTAGGACTCGAGCAACGTTATTATAATTTGGATAGCCTAAAAATTTTGTCCAATGAAGGTCTGAAACTGAGTACCAAAATTGATTACGCAAAAGGAATGGCAAAGTCATATTTGGGATTAGGAACTTTTTATTCCGACAAAGGTAAGTACGATCAGTCCATTACCAGTTTAAAAAAGGCATTGGAAATCAGTGTGGATTCCCATGATGATCAATTGAGGCTTACCATACTAAACACCATAGGCGGACAATATGATTATAAAGGCGATTTTGACCTCGCCCTTAGGGAATATTTAAAGTGTATTGAGATAGCAGAATACTTGAACGACCAAAATATGCTATCAATCGTTAATGAGAACATAGCCAATCTTTACATTACACAGAAGGATTATGAAGAAGGAATGTTCTATTATGAAAAAGTAAAAAAAATCAATGAAAAAATTGGTGATCCCATAATCATTGCAGAAACGATGAGTAATATGGCATCTACATATGCCGATATTGGCAAACTGGAACTGGCCATGTTCAATATCAACACCGCAATAAAGACTTTTGAGGAAAACAAAATTATAGATTGGCTGGCTTATGCCTATCAGGTTAAGGGAAAGGTCTATCTAAAACAACAGAAAAACAAATGGGCTCTTTATTGGTACTCCCAAAGTGAGTATCTGCATGAAAAATTAGATGACATAAGGGAAAAAATAACCCTTTTGACAGGCATAGCCGAGGCCCAACTTAATTTAGGGAAGGATAGTATATCCAGAATTTATGCCCAACGTGCCTATGACCTTTCCAAAAACATCGACGCTGCTTCAGGTATAGAGGAAGGCTCAAAGCTTCTTTATCAAATACACAAGAACAACGGTGATTTTAAATCCGCATTGGAATATCATGAAATTTTCAAGGATGTTTCCACTAAGATTACAAGAAAAGAAAGCATGAAGGGACTCAACATGCTTAAGACAAAAATAGCTTATGAAAAGCAGAAAGAATATTTGATACAAGAAAACGAAAAGGCGCTTTCCAAACAAAAGAACTATGTATATGCCTCTTTGATTATCCTGTTTATATTTTTGGTCATAACTATTCTGATAAAGCGAAATGCCAAAATTCAAAAAAAGTTGAATAGGGAGCTTATTTTGAAGCAAGAGGATTTAGAAAGGAAGGAAAAATATCTACATGAAGTTAACCATACCAAAAACAAACTTTTTTCCATTATTGGTCATGACCTGAGAGGCCCAATTGGTGCATTCCAAGGGTTGATCAAATTATTTAAGGAAGGGGAAATGTCAAAAGATGAATTCATCGGTTTTGTACCAAAATTGAAATCAGATATTGACCATATATCCTTTACTTTGAACAACTTACTATCTTGGGGGCAAACCCAAATGAACGGATCTGTAACTAAACCGGGGCTTACTTCCATTGAAAATATTGTCAATGAAAACATTTCATTGCTTTCAGAGGTGGCAAATGCCAAATCTATCAAACTGATTAACAGAATAGAGCCCAATACAACAACATGGTGTGATAGTAATCAAATCGATATTGTTATTAGAAACCTGATGAGCAATGCACTAAAATTTACACCAGAGAACGGAATCGTTACCATTGGTGCAGTGGAAAGAACAAAACAGTGGGAAATTTATGTTCGGGACAATGGAGTTGGGATGAGCGAGGAAACCCTTGGAAAAATATTCGACCAATCTGGAACACATTCCACATATGGTACAAATGACGAAAAGGGAACTGGTCTTGGCCTGTCCTTGTGCAAGGAAATGGTAGAAAAAAACAATGGGATTATATGGGTAGATAGTGCCATTAACAAAGGCTCTAGCTTCTATTTTACCATTCCCAAGGCACGCAAGGAGTATAAAAAAACGGCTTAAATCAAAGAGTCTAATGACTCTACCGCAAGCATTCTTTCTACCGTAAAGCCCTCGGCATAATCAACACCAACTAACCTACCTAAATCTTGCGCCCTATAGCGAACACTTTCAATGAAAGTCTTGCTACTTATTGGAGTTTCTGGTTCCTTACTTTTTGGATCATGGAATTGTGAGGAGTAGGCCAATATGGCCTCCGTTTTCCTTTCCATAAAATTACTGATATCAACAACAAAATCTGGGGTAAGGTTTTTCCATTGAATATAGTGATATACTGATTTTGGCCTCCATTTTTCCTGTGGCATGCCTTCAAATTGTGTTTCTATTTTGACAAGTCCACTTAAAAAGCAGGAATCACTTACCAATTCGCTTCCTTTGGCATGATCTATATGTCTGTCATCTATGGCATTACAAAGAACAATTTCAGGTTGATATTTTCTAATCATCCTGATTATCTCCAACTGATGTTTTTCATCGTTTACAAAAAACCCATCCCTGAATTCCATATTTTCCCTAATGGCTACTCCCAATATTCCTTTGGATTCCTCAGCTTCCTTATCACGAATTTCTGCGGACCCCCTTGTTCCCAGCTCCCCACGGGTCAAATCTATGATGCCAACCTTCTTTCCATTAGCTACTTCTTTTGCTATGGTCCCAGCGGCACCCAATTCCGCATCATCAGGATGTGCACCAAACACCAGTATATCTAATTTCATTTAATCGTTTTTAGGTTTTTGGATGGATAAAATAATTTAAACTGAGGTTTTCGATGTATTCTTTACAACAGCCAAAGCGTTCTGAATATCCTCAATAAGATCTTCCGGCTCCTCAATCCCTACCGAAAAACGTATCAGACCATCTTTAATGCCCTGTTGCGCCCTAACTTCAGGACTCATCAACGAATGTGATGTTTGGGATGGAGATAAAACTGTACTCTCTACCCCCGCCAAGCTCATAGAGGATTTTATAAGCTTCAAGGATTTTTGGAAAAGTGAAGCATCCAAATAGGGCTTTAATTCAAAGGAAAGCATGCCCCCGAAACCCTTCATTTGCCTTTTGGCCAACTCATGATCTTTATGTGATGTTAAACCTGGATAATAAACAGCATCTATATCGGTATGTGATTCCAGAAATTTGGCCATTTCCATAGCATTTTCATTCTGTGCCTTTACCCTAAGTCCCATGGTTTTTATGCTTCGTTCCAATAACCAAACCGTATATTCGCTCAGGCTACCGCCAAAGTTTTTGGCTAAATGGAAAATCCGGTTTATCTGTTCTTTACTCGCGGCAACAGCCCCTGCACAGATATCCGAATGTCCACCCATATATTTTGTTGCGCTGTGGATGACTATATCGATGCCAAAATCGATAGGGTTTTGGTTCACCGGACTGGCAAAGGTGTTATCGATCATGGAAATTATACCTTTCTTTTTAGCAATAGAGGCTACTCCTTCAATATCAGTTATGGTCAAAAGAGGGTTTGATGGTGTTTCAATATAAATGACCTTGGTGTTATCCCGAATTTTTTCTTCAAAATCCTTTGGTTGCCAACCCTCCGTAAAGGAATAGGAGATTCCATATTTATCAAATTCCTCCGTTACCAAATTGTAGGTTCCCCCATATAGCGTTTGCTGCAGAACCACATGGTCCCCAGCCCTAAGAAACGCCAACAAGGCCGTACTGACCGCTGCCATACCACTACCAAAAATCAATGCGGACTCTGCATGTTCCAAAGCCGCAATTTTTTTACAGAGCCCTTCCTGATTGGGGGTGTTAAAATAACGGGGATACCGTTTAACATCCACATCATCAAAAGCATAGGATGTGCTCATATACAAAGGTGATACGGCACCTTTGTGAACAGTGTCTTCTAATTCCCCTATATGTGTACATACCGTGTTTAAACCCTTTCCTTTTGCGTTCATACTCATAATTTAAATCAAAGCTTTAAAGGTACGAAAACGACCTATATTTCTATTCTTTTCCAATTTCCCTTTTTAAAAAGAATAATGGAAATTATGGCCAACAAAACTTCGGCCAAGGTAATTGCCAAAAACACGCCCACGGCTCCCCAGTTAAAATAGAATGCCGCAACATAGGCAAATGGCAACTGAAAAGCCCAAAAGGCCAATAGATTTATTTTTGTGGGTGTTCCTGTATCACCTGCACCATTAAATGCTTGCGTAACCACCATGCCATAGGCATAGAAAATATAACCTGCCGCAATTATCCTCAGACAAAGTGCACCATTTTCAACGACCAAGGGAGTTGTATTGAACCAGCCTACTATTTCAGTTGAAAACAGTAGATAAATCAAAGAGACAGCTGCCATAAAATATACGTTATACCTTCCCGTTTTCCATACAGATCTTTCTGCCCGCTCCGGCTGCTTGGCTCCCAAATTCTGCCCAACCAAGGTTGCAGCGGCATTGCTCATCCCCCAGGACGGCATTAAAGTAAAGAGCATCACTCTAATGGCAATAGTATATCCTGCCAAAACTTCGCTACCAAACTCCGACATCATTCGCATTAAGAATACCCAACTAGAGGTACCTATTAAAAACTGGGCAATCCCCCCTAGAGAAACCTTGATCAAATTGATCATAACCTTAAAATTAAAAATAAGGTCTTTTAAGGCAAGTTTTATTTTGCCCCAACCAAAAAACAAGATGCCCAACTGAAATAATACAGCCATTCCCCTTCCAATATTGGTGGCAATGGCAGCACCAGTAACACCAAACTCAGGTATTGGTCCCCATCCAAAAATAAAAAAGGGATCCAAGATTATATTCAATCCATTTGAAAGAACAAGGGTCCACATGGCAATGGAGGCATCACCGGCCCCCCTAAAAATAGCATTTATTAGAAATAGTAACATGATTACTACATTGCCGCCCAACAACCATTTCGTGTACCCATAGCCCTCCCTGATTAGGTCAGGTTCCGCACCCATTAATGCAAGAATGTCCTTGGCAAATATAAAACCCAGAATGCCCGTTAGAACGGAGATAAAAACTCCAAGGCCTATTGCCTGAACAGCGGCTTCCTTGGCACCAGAAATATCTTTGGCTCCTACCCTTCTGGCAACTATGGCCGTGGCCGCCATGCTTAAACCAATGGCCAACGCATAGATAAGTGTTATTACAGACTCGGTAAGACCAATGGTAGCTACTGCATTGACGCTAACTTTTGAAACGTAGGCGATATCTACCAATGCAAAAATAGATTCCATTAGCATTTCCAATATCATGGGTATGGAAAGCATAAAAATTGCCCTGCGAATGCTACCCTGGGTAAATTCGGATTCCTTACCGGTTACGGCGATCCAAAAATAGGAAGCTATATTTTTTATTGAGTATTTATTTGAACTCATTGAAAAGAAATTTATAATTGATAAAAAAAGAAATTATAAGCCAAGGTCGTTTTGAAGAATACGACCAAAAAAGGCTTTAAACAGCGGGTATAAATTCCTAGAGTTCCATAATAGGGCAAAGATGCAAAAAATTATAATTGAAAATATATTTTACCGATTGATAAAATCATCTATTTTTCCAAAAAGGAACTTCCAAACAAATTAAAACTCTATGAAATATTCTTTGATTTGCCTCTTTCTACTAAGCATTATATCGATATCCTGTAAAAACTCGGCAACCCTAATTACCGAGAAAAAGGAAACCGGATACCAGGGTCAAGGTGCCAGTCCCGTGGTACCTACGGTAGATAGACCCGTACAGAAACAATGGAAAGGTATATGGTCTCAAGAGAATAAAACTTATTTTTCTAATGATTTCGATGGTGCCCGTTTAAACGGTGTTGCGTTCGATGGAAACGATCATTATACCGTTTGGATAACTGCTGAAAACACCCCAATTAACGTTAGCCCATGGTATTCCTTCAAGGTTTGGACCGAAAACCCTAGGGAAATCACCATAAAACTCTCTTATCAAGATTCACGCAGTAGATATTACCCAAAACTAAGTTTAGACGGTGTCCATTTTAAACCTCTGGATAGCACTGCATATAAGATTATCAATCCTGGTGAAGGTGAGTTCGGTATAAAAGCGGCACCCGAATTTGCAGAAATTGCCCTGAATATTGACAATAATCCCACTTGGATTTCTGCCCAGGAACTTTATACTTCAAAAAGAGTACAAAATTGGGTGGATTCATTGTCCATTAAACCTTTTGTTTCAAACTACGAAATAGGTAAATCACATGAAAACAGGGCCATCCAGCTGATGGAAATCAAGGAAAACCCCTCTACCAAAAAGGCCCTGATGATTATTTCAAGGCAACACCCTCCTGAGGTAACGGGGTTTTTGGTCATGAAATCCTTTATTGAAACCATTACGGGAGATAGCCCGCAAGCCAAAGAGTTCCGTAATAAATTTGATGTTTTTGCAGTACCCCTTATGAACCCAGATGGTGTTGACAACGGTCATTGGCGTCATAATATGGGAGGTATAGACCTTAACCGTGATTGGGAAAACTTCAATCAACCAGAAACAAGAAGTGTCCGGGATTTTTTAAATAAAAAAAGTGATGCGGGATATGAATTTGTTTTCGGTGCCGATTTTCATTCCACTTGGGACGACATCTACTACCCCATCGACAGCACTGTGATTGGTGAAAAAGGTAAAATAGTGTACGACTGGATTAAAAGCATTTCAAACCGACTTCCCCAAAAACGCACGAATATAGCTCCTTCGAACAAAATAAAACCTACTATGGTTTCTAGAAATTATTTCTATGTTAACCATGGTATGCCTGCCATTGTTTTTGAACTGGGGGACAACACCCCACGCAACTTTCTCAAGGAAAAAGGAAAAGTGGCTGCAGAGGAAATCATGCGATTGTTACTGGCCGACTAAAGTTTATTTTGAGTAATTCACCTTGTACCTCCAATAGCTTAAACCTCCTAGGGCAAGTACCCCTGCTATGGTATACCAGATGAACATAGGGGTAATTACCTGTGCCCCACTAGCATAACTATGTAGACCTACTAAGTAAAAGTTTACGCCAAAATAGGTCATCATGATACTACCAAACGCAACAATGCTTAGAAAATTAAAAGTCCATCTACCTCTAAGTCCAGGCACCAATCTTGTATGGATCACAAAGGCATAGACCATAATGGATATCAAGGCCCAAGTTTCCTTAGGGTCCCAGCCCCAATAACGACCCCAACTTTCGTTTGCCCATTGGCCACCCAAAAAATTACCAATAGTTAGCATAATTAAACCAACGGTCAACGATAGTTCATTGATTATGGTAAGCTCCTTCAAGTTTAAATCCATTCGCTTTTTGTTCTTTTTATTGGTCAAAAGAATCAATACCAAGGAAACAACACCCAAAATCATTCCTACGGTGAGTGGTCCATAACTACCAACGATTACGGCAACATGAATCATTAACCAATAACTATCCAATACAGGAACCAAATTACCTACCGCTGGGTCCACCCAGCTTTGATGGGCAATCCATAACAGCATGGCTGTAACAAAAGATGCAGCGGCCAGGGTCATTGTATTTTTTCTAATGAACAACATTCCCATACCCATAGTAGCCCATGCCACGTATAAAATACTCTCATAAGCATTACTCCAGGGCGCATGTCCAGAAATATACCACCGAAGAATCAACCCAGCTGTATGCCACAAAAATAGAATAATGATGGTTCCCTTTAATAGATAAACCATTGCCTTCCATATTTCCCTTTCCTTAAAAATTTGAAATACTAAAACAAAGAATAACAACAGACCCACCAAAGCATAATACCTATAAAGCCTATTGAAAATATTAAGTTTGTTATAAATTACCTCGGTATTTATTTTCTTGTCCGATGGTAAAACTTCACTACCATTATTTACCTGATTTTGCTTAAATGCTGCTAAAAGTCGGTCGGCTTCGGAATAATCCCCAGTTTGTTGAGCCTTGCTTAAGGTCATTAAGTAATAAGGCATGGCATTCTTAACAAAATTGGCATATAAGGAATCCTGAACCTGTATCTGCCCTCCTCGATATTCTACGGCGGAAATCCATTTATTGTTTTCATCATTCAGAAGAGGGAATATCTTCACTATATCCTGTCCCAAAGCTTGGTTCAATAAACTCAATCGAATATTGGCATCCTTAAAATCCTGCTCGAATTTATTCGGATTGTTCGTGGCGGTTGCTTCCCGTAAAAAGGGCTCTAACTTATAATTGCCTTTTGTATCGAAAAAGTCGGTGGCCTTAACATATTCCTGTCCCTTTGGAACCCCTATTATCTTTCGGATACTGTCATTTTGTGCCTTCTTATCCAAAGCAATAAACTCAGCATTGTACCAAACTGCAGGATTCATGATCATGGAAAGAAAAATCTGATCTGAGCTAAATCCCAGATAGGTATCCTTAAAACTCAGTTTTCTCAATAATTCTGAAGAAAAGGTATTGATGGGCTTCATTCTTCCACCCTCATCCTGTATGACCAATTTCCCAAATTTATCGGCATGTTCCTTGGCCACTATGGAGGATTTTATAAGCGAATCTATTTGTTGTTGGGTAGGTGTTTGGGTATGGTCATGACCATCGTCAACGGTATGTTCCTGTGCATTTAAAGAAGTGGACAATCCGATTAAAAGGACGATGGTGGTCAGCAGCTTTTTCTTTTTTTCCTTAAGCTTATCCAAGGATTCCGCCAAATCCTTAAAACGTGTCTTACCAAAGAACATAATCCCCATAAGCCCAATATAAAGTAAGAAATAACCAATGTAGGTAATCCAAGTACCCCAAAAATCATGGTTTACGGAAAGTCTTGTCCCTTTCTCATCAGGATCAAAACTAGCTTGGAAAAAACGATACCCCTTATGGTCCAAGATATGGTTCATATATATATCATAATCAAAAGGCCGTTCGTCCTTAATGGTCACCTTACTCATGAAGGAGGCGTAGGCATTTTCCGTACCCGGGTATTTTTCTGCGATAAAATCGTTCAACTGGATGGCGAAAGGAAGTTCGTAAACTTTGGAACCATATCGCAAGGCAAAGTCAAGTCCGCCAACGTTAATCTTATCCGTAAACTGGGTCTGTCCCTTACTACCTAAAACCTTTACTTCCTTAGTTTCTCCATTGCTAGATACGGAAAGTACTAGGGCGTCCAAATCAAATTCCATTTTTTCAGATTCGGGGATTTCAACAATACCATAATTCCCCCGTACCAAGGAATCGGGTATTACAAATTGCATGTTAGCCGTGTTGTATAGCGAACGTAACTGCAAAGGCTGTAAACTATCCTTGGCCAGCATACCCTGAAATTGGTCTGCCATTCTCATAAAACTGCCATCAAAAGCCGACACAATTTGATACTGCCCCCCATTGGTAAATATATTAATGGCTCCTTCGGTTTCATTGTTTAACGAGAAAAGAACCCCGTGGATACTCATTACCTTTCCGTTTTCCAATAAATGCTCATGGCGCTGACCATCTCCCGCTTCCACTATTTTGAGATAGGTATTGCCAGTTGACCCCGGTATAAGTCCTTCCTTAGCACCATCGATAAAATCCACATAAGAAATAGTGAATTCCTGACCGTTAAAATCACCGGTCCAGGGCAAATTGGACTTTATTGCCTCAGGAGTCACGATTAAATCATCCTCCAACGTTTTTCTTCTCGGCTCTCCATTTATGTCTCCTTCTACATAAGCGGTTAAATACGTTTTGTCCGAATAAAACACATTCTCTGTTTCACCTTCCCTTATGGGCATCATACCCTCAAAACTTATGTATCTAGTAACAAAAGCACCAACGATAATGAGTATCCAAGAAAGATGTAAGATCAAAACCGGCCATTTTTCCTTTCTAAGCAATCTATATCGGGAAATATTTCCGATAAAATTGATGACAAAAAAGACCATGATTACCTCGAACCATGTGGTATTGTATATCCATATTC
This window of the Maribacter cobaltidurans genome carries:
- a CDS encoding trans-sulfuration enzyme family protein: MNAKGKGLNTVCTHIGELEDTVHKGAVSPLYMSTSYAFDDVDVKRYPRYFNTPNQEGLCKKIAALEHAESALIFGSGMAAVSTALLAFLRAGDHVVLQQTLYGGTYNLVTEEFDKYGISYSFTEGWQPKDFEEKIRDNTKVIYIETPSNPLLTITDIEGVASIAKKKGIISMIDNTFASPVNQNPIDFGIDIVIHSATKYMGGHSDICAGAVAASKEQINRIFHLAKNFGGSLSEYTVWLLERSIKTMGLRVKAQNENAMEMAKFLESHTDIDAVYYPGLTSHKDHELAKRQMKGFGGMLSFELKPYLDASLFQKSLKLIKSSMSLAGVESTVLSPSQTSHSLMSPEVRAQQGIKDGLIRFSVGIEEPEDLIEDIQNALAVVKNTSKTSV
- a CDS encoding MATE family efflux transporter, with product MSSNKYSIKNIASYFWIAVTGKESEFTQGSIRRAIFMLSIPMILEMLMESIFALVDIAYVSKVSVNAVATIGLTESVITLIYALAIGLSMAATAIVARRVGAKDISGAKEAAVQAIGLGVFISVLTGILGFIFAKDILALMGAEPDLIREGYGYTKWLLGGNVVIMLLFLINAIFRGAGDASIAMWTLVLSNGLNIILDPFFIFGWGPIPEFGVTGAAIATNIGRGMAVLFQLGILFFGWGKIKLALKDLIFNFKVMINLIKVSLGGIAQFLIGTSSWVFLMRMMSEFGSEVLAGYTIAIRVMLFTLMPSWGMSNAAATLVGQNLGAKQPERAERSVWKTGRYNVYFMAAVSLIYLLFSTEIVGWFNTTPLVVENGALCLRIIAAGYIFYAYGMVVTQAFNGAGDTGTPTKINLLAFWAFQLPFAYVAAFYFNWGAVGVFLAITLAEVLLAIISIILFKKGNWKRIEI
- the bshB1 gene encoding bacillithiol biosynthesis deacetylase BshB1; protein product: MKLDILVFGAHPDDAELGAAGTIAKEVANGKKVGIIDLTRGELGTRGSAEIRDKEAEESKGILGVAIRENMEFRDGFFVNDEKHQLEIIRMIRKYQPEIVLCNAIDDRHIDHAKGSELVSDSCFLSGLVKIETQFEGMPQEKWRPKSVYHYIQWKNLTPDFVVDISNFMERKTEAILAYSSQFHDPKSKEPETPISSKTFIESVRYRAQDLGRLVGVDYAEGFTVERMLAVESLDSLI
- a CDS encoding tetratricopeptide repeat-containing sensor histidine kinase produces the protein MKIFFLFAYILLSILSFQAILTKYPNNSVRSDQVMRDTVHILELNRKAEELRYKKSDSIRILALKALELSSEIDYEKGIFYSTYNLASHELYQGNTAKSLEYNLKAIKNPNLKLYPSIAIKIYNDIAQAHFIKAEHPKAYENFLMAKYLAEDTQNKTEIIRINSNLGTMFLLIGDYEESMAYYDKAREFIDEDTPNHIHGLILSNLGYLNMKKKALDIALDYLNQGSILAQKTDYSTIKAFNYLTLGEVYRLSEQYDNALEFYKKASTEYLENGDKKGTADLYFGLAMVHMELKEFTLAKEYAHKSLNLYSSFNLKTGLEKCSRLLYQIAKSENDINTSLVYLERAEAYSDSISKEQNRTNIAMLKAKLAFEEERKKLDQKNLTTINQQRNYISWSMCILVIAVSIIIIIYRSNKKRKQLNAVLADKTRNLLENERILNETNETKDKLFSIVGHDLRGPIISLKGLLEVSLKDINGESQFKRFGPKLHKDLEHIHFTLDNLLNWGQTQMQGASVNPVKIIVKKELEEIIGLFEENIKNKNINLLSSLDKSLCVMADLNHFRIIFRNLISNAIKFTHENGTIHIKGEITDNHTIIKVIDNGVGMSKVNINKIWDNKEHLSTFGTQSEKGTGLGLMLCKEMVEKNNGNIQLESEIDVGTSFFISLSKCP
- a CDS encoding M14 family metallopeptidase — protein: MKYSLICLFLLSIISISCKNSATLITEKKETGYQGQGASPVVPTVDRPVQKQWKGIWSQENKTYFSNDFDGARLNGVAFDGNDHYTVWITAENTPINVSPWYSFKVWTENPREITIKLSYQDSRSRYYPKLSLDGVHFKPLDSTAYKIINPGEGEFGIKAAPEFAEIALNIDNNPTWISAQELYTSKRVQNWVDSLSIKPFVSNYEIGKSHENRAIQLMEIKENPSTKKALMIISRQHPPEVTGFLVMKSFIETITGDSPQAKEFRNKFDVFAVPLMNPDGVDNGHWRHNMGGIDLNRDWENFNQPETRSVRDFLNKKSDAGYEFVFGADFHSTWDDIYYPIDSTVIGEKGKIVYDWIKSISNRLPQKRTNIAPSNKIKPTMVSRNYFYVNHGMPAIVFELGDNTPRNFLKEKGKVAAEEIMRLLLAD
- a CDS encoding tetratricopeptide repeat-containing sensor histidine kinase, with product MLFVFLFYANGNFAQLSLRDSLQIEVAKLQNSTKENTDYIDLILELGLEQRYYNLDSLKILSNEGLKLSTKIDYAKGMAKSYLGLGTFYSDKGKYDQSITSLKKALEISVDSHDDQLRLTILNTIGGQYDYKGDFDLALREYLKCIEIAEYLNDQNMLSIVNENIANLYITQKDYEEGMFYYEKVKKINEKIGDPIIIAETMSNMASTYADIGKLELAMFNINTAIKTFEENKIIDWLAYAYQVKGKVYLKQQKNKWALYWYSQSEYLHEKLDDIREKITLLTGIAEAQLNLGKDSISRIYAQRAYDLSKNIDAASGIEEGSKLLYQIHKNNGDFKSALEYHEIFKDVSTKITRKESMKGLNMLKTKIAYEKQKEYLIQENEKALSKQKNYVYASLIILFIFLVITILIKRNAKIQKKLNRELILKQEDLERKEKYLHEVNHTKNKLFSIIGHDLRGPIGAFQGLIKLFKEGEMSKDEFIGFVPKLKSDIDHISFTLNNLLSWGQTQMNGSVTKPGLTSIENIVNENISLLSEVANAKSIKLINRIEPNTTTWCDSNQIDIVIRNLMSNALKFTPENGIVTIGAVERTKQWEIYVRDNGVGMSEETLGKIFDQSGTHSTYGTNDEKGTGLGLSLCKEMVEKNNGIIWVDSAINKGSSFYFTIPKARKEYKKTA